In Mytilus trossulus isolate FHL-02 chromosome 6, PNRI_Mtr1.1.1.hap1, whole genome shotgun sequence, a single window of DNA contains:
- the LOC134721931 gene encoding uncharacterized protein LOC134721931: MIRWFKGRKHKRKCYDSSDDSPTEYGFKDSKSRDNSPYGFRKFENNCVQVADVVPKEVNTTALNDCTTSLHGSSSPHIYDEIKDLPDNIIASQFRILTGLKFTSSLVEEDEKEGPYMVVPVLPARRIPAKSSAIKSATNVSRSHNDVPKESTVQLESNSDLTNTITNFHVRDGVSKTPTYESVDLLNCSRSETDSIALPTRIINSEQNLDDSETEYDLNDGESTECEYPVFLDKIEQNLFLKQQVREIIQSLSRTDSDQSRCNRTDSFSTVSTESSSVPHTSESEVSDPDVFADQSESEDDNEYHECTNEKIEVPYQVAEATPEVESKNSDSDLKHCVQKQKKRLSKCRKPKFKIYSIKDEDHENKLQSVIHEDTEMYLLPSCKKEIDYYNYKTCRKPVLVPTLPTRIYQDPDRLKSNKNNKLLGDLIRMNYDKQHLILV; encoded by the coding sequence ATGATTCGATGGTTCAAAGGTCGAAAGCATAAGCGGAAATGTTATGATAGTAGTGACGATTCTCCAACAGAATATGGCTTTAAAGATTCAAAATCTAGAGACAATTCACCGTATGGATTCCGAAAGTTCGAAAATAATTGTGTTCAAGTTGCAGATGTTGTGCCAAAGGAAGTTAACACTACAGCATTAAATGACTGTACGACGAGTTTACACGGCTCGTCATCACCCCATATTTATGATGAAATTAAGGATCTCCCAGATAACATTATAGCAAGCCAGTTTAGAATTTTGActggtttaaaatttacttCTAGTCTTGTAGAGGAAGACGAAAAGGAAGGACCATATATGGTTGTTCCGGTTTTGCCTGCCAGACGTATTCCCGCCAAATCTAGTGCCATAAAAAGTGCGACAAATGTATCTAGATCTCATAACGACGTTCCCAAAGAGTCGACAGTTCAACTGGAATCTAATTCTGATTTAACTAATacaataacaaattttcatGTACGAGATGGGGTTTCTAAAACTCCGACATATGAAAGTGTGGATTTATTAAATTGTAGTAGAAGTGAGACCGACTCGATAGCATTACCAACCCGAATTATAAATTCGGAACAAAATTTAGACGATAGTGAGACTGAATATGATCTCAATGATGGTGAAAGTACGGAGTGTGAATATCCTGTGTTTTTGgacaaaattgaacaaaatttgtttttaaaacaacaagttCGAGAAATAATCCAGAGTTTAAGTAGAACTGATTCTGACCAATCACGATGCAATCGAACTGATTCTTTTTCGACTGTTTCGACAGAGTCGTCTAGCGTGCCACATACATCGGAGTCAGAAGTTTCTGATCCGGATGTTTTCGCCGACCAATCAGAATCAGAAGATGACAATGAATATCATGAATGTACAAACGAGAAAATAGAAGTGCCTTATCAAGTTGCTGAGGCCACACCGGAAGTAGAAAGTAAAAACTCTGACAGTGATCTCAAACATTGTgttcaaaaacagaaaaagagaTTGTCAAAATGCAGAAAGCCAAAATTTAAGATTTATTCCATTAAAGATGAGGATCATGAAAACAAACTTCAATCTGTGATTCACGAAGATACAGAAATGTACCTTTTACCGTCCTGTAAAAAGGAAATAGactattataattataaaacttGCAGAAAACCGGTGCTTGTTCCCACGTTACCGACCAGAATTTACCAGGACCCAGACAGGCTTAAAAGTAACAAGAACAATAAACTGTTGGGTGATTTAATCCGAATGAACTACGACAAGCAACATTTAATTCTAGTCTAG